One part of the Dermacentor andersoni chromosome 2, qqDerAnde1_hic_scaffold, whole genome shotgun sequence genome encodes these proteins:
- the LOC126542553 gene encoding uncharacterized protein, which translates to MSQNSPPLPPDPREDGYDYRLDVSIGDKKDDHFWGDEIVKPRRKLSFEREIRVQEFKKERSSSEVRKLVRSPDTKARAAEPSLDTSGSISQKSRRSRHRKRKKRKSRRKKKKKKKKKRSRDDDSTTATTGETTESREGQSFGASLSQLLPSGVANFFTADPAASPPMNERAMDAAAIGEPAGVMQPTDVTAAEALPPKRKRKKRRRSTREVDAAAFWTPASGGEAMATGSPNLSAQQWVPDTTDRQGDHRRQRYPAQAAYDQQAHDTAAYTAALQQYQHTQNLQRLEAEHLNRLYQQVQQVRSQMDAARQQAQGTHSTPAQFNAGDLGKRRDACERCHDMEKAYEMEQAAQLRKIEEAADDQKAQEARERCREMEKAYEMEQAAPLRKMKEVDNQKAREARERCHELEKAYEMEQAAQLRKIEEAADDQKAQEARERCREMEKAYEMEQAAPLRKMKEVDNQKAREARERCHELEKAYEMEQAAQLRKIKEAADDQQAQEARERSREIERAYEMEQAAQLSKMKEAADNQKARDARERCHEIERAYEMEQAAQLRKLKVDDQKAQEARERFHELEKAYEMEQAAQLRKIEEAAEDQKAQEARERCREMEKAYEMEQAAQLRKMREGADDQKVREARERCHDTEKTYEMEQAAQLRKIREEQKEERQRKREARARCREMEKAYELEQAAQLKMLREQRQAAGNLQREEYLERERYQRAQQMENACEQEQHRTLEILRKKHQDEATQQQYQKEQEAERHKYQRAQQTEKAYEKEQKTHLWGTTQQKQPAQPLSQKEEEERQRYQRAQQMEKAYEKEQKTHLWGTTQQKQPAQPLSQKEEEERQRYQRAQQMEKAYEKEQKTHLWGTTQQKQPAQPLSQKEEEERQRYQRAQQMEKAYEKEQKAHLWGTTQQKEPAQLLSQKEEEEERQRYQRAQQMEKAYEKEQKAHLRGMTQQPAQPAQPQEVELRRHQRGEQLNKGEEQKAQMGPVAQKTRATQQPYQQEQQAEHLRYQTAVQLQKEERARSDQISQDSFGHQKDQQRQDCHKGLETMQQHAARKEVVQQLQQLEKMYEARHEQSARMPELVLKGQQKVEALEVERKPTMTLFTPPGFGPVGSHLRIKTKMNIDIAPLSPENVESIEETVILEDYLGGNEDGTFGQESFQGHQRGLTTAPPVVTIVEKPTIHAVTEESAVSNVTVIINPAPSNITQVIEQPSIEQPKSEVLNLLATALGIDANDSHQDDITGQEASSTNTLSFGEVDTMYEDTSSMPAPSKYTESPGPQTVVEIVQDCFQVMDDVIKTEVSSTQPRYSEVQGAETVVRMVHDCFQVMDDVVQSEPCTSPMINVMRKRSTSSTAETNSRSSANSARHRLVGENKKSRSGRRPLGSRKATSAGSVRSGKCRMSNFDSSEAWVKSGSQLSEDSDSRRLPSFPGLNARVEVAVNRPDVVGLVNRPDMVRLRSTCLLLESVTGLVQDTVNKDFASAKANILSAGDPLRTTVAAYVVEDDDAKKKKRRKKKKKRSKKKKRKKKRKSKKKKKKKKSKKKKKKKKKKRKKKSKKKKKSKKSKKKKTRKKKKSDESSPTSSPSSSSPSSSIEKVGDGKTPSPTTSKATTGITKPMPTVSVSSRSYKTTQTDDLLRGSRQRIQREAYLPPAGEGRRRRRHRSRTYSDTSDSSVVSQKYRIVTHVVLGDGSSAARLSGSGSDRVYQLPKPRSKSKSRQRMHHSPSPSPLDTRVRVQRTSSQCSNCGGTATPPMLVQRPIIIEAPTIPSPPSPKRDERLDDDDRYDRRQRRRRHHRSSGSRSSRRRRSSSDSTSSESRRRRRHRRRRRRSHERRPRRYYVDDPEIPGRPGRPMYASPPSYYYGDHMGLPAPYMRRRARSFERVPPRFPRYVAGYGPPVMPDMPPVPFESSGEAISPVSMMITTNMMQPSPVATPSPLPSRPLPLPALPPPLIPQAMPSPAMLSAPMRQPSFTFPQGVPPSEPPLPTKQRSLTVEVQTPPASPPVPTSYTASAPLLTYQNNRYGTNSSSSDSWKQGYAVSQQPTSFSSTITTSSFSGAAPQAYGGKAAENPWMAPYNYMRRNFDQGNLVLSIIFILGIAACVIALIGQYGRYRESRDTIEEEEEGAVMHGPWLFNLSGVASTLLVRGYKFCHAPDCKREADRLASVLASGPCDSFYDYVCSRRWASKRRPADAMTADDGVVQDIQDSVWRNIKSDSKQSLAAVMWRSCLDISSLGAAPFLEFFNASGLAGWPFHEAPLDVDTLRVAGRLVRLLRLATLLSLRVERGFGPNVTIVLGHAAPPLDLRDFRSNASMTTFVNRVETTMKFLTSDVNDTTTRAVEVLNFCLRLVNLNAATNNSASKFGANFSSFLDVAVGDLIDLTRTNVHINLESPKYVNELSQLLSAVSPRAVLNYLGFYTVDHMWSFSPEGAREEVKSGHRERRCLQMTERAVPSQVLEIGFQVYKNRLNWTDLRRRTNETKKHIIDGVRSLSWMDHAMKVKVIERIDATSVELFFPPHMPKTSPMAAPPPQRSAFELYQRAVEESFAASVHSGTTAGESLFSRHSELGPHGVLRVPLAAAAMASTGPSPSPYVALLRSTRLNVRLAKALLQVALADDIWTAAARGRYRALQSCFLSRFPAVRDPLEEGRLVPKPAAVARDDVLEHVAVALAHVEFRRGVQLLRHNMTDYRLVDAQAWSSEQLFFVSYAESECQAYDDELAFRRFLARNESPARQRVDMALAHDPTFHRAFHCHRGFPMRPRHSCSFW; encoded by the coding sequence GAGATAAGAAGGATGACCACTTCTGGGGCGATGAGATCGTCAAACCGCGCCGGAAACTATCTTTCGAGCGCGAGATCCGGGTGCAGGAGTTCAAGAAAGAGCGCAGCTCGAGCGAAGTACGCAAGCTGGTGCGCTCGCCCGATACGAAGGCGCGCGCCGCCGAACCATCGCTCGACACCAGTGGTTCGATATCACAGAAGAGTCGGAGAAGCCGCCACAGAAAGAGGAAGAAGCGAAAGTccagaaggaagaagaaaaagaagaagaagaagaagcgcagcAGAGATGACGACAGCACAACGGCGACAACCGGGGAGACGACAGAGTCCAGAGAGGGTCAGTCCTTCGGCGCTTCGCTGTCACAATTACTGCCCTCAGGCGTAGCCAACTTCTTCACAGCGGATCCGGCAGCGAGCCCGCCTATGAACGAGAGAGCCATGGATGCAGCTGCGATCGGCGAACCTGCGGGTGTTATGCAGCCGACAGATGTGACCGCCGCAGAGGCGTTGCCACCAAAGAGGAAGCGGAAAAAGCGCCGCCGGTCCACACGCGAAGTGGACGCGGCCGCTTTCTGGACGCCGGCCAGCGGCGGTGAAGCGATGGCGACGGGCTCTCCCAACTTGTCCGCCCAGCAGTGGGTACCTGACACAACAGACCGGCAAGGAGACCACAGACGGCAGCGGTACCCTGCACAAGCAGCGTACGACCAACAAGCACATGACACTGCTGCCTACACAGCCGCTCTGCAGCAGTACCAGCACACGCAGAACCTGCAACGGTTGGAAGCCGAACATTTGAATCGCCTTTACCAACAAGTGCAGCAAGTTCGCAGTCAAATGGATGCGGCTAGACAGCAAGCTCAAGGTACTCACTCTACGCCTGCACAATTCAACGCTGGTGACTTAGGGAAAAGACGGGATGCTTGCGAGAGGTGTCACGATATGGAGAAAGCGTACGAAATGGAGCAAGCTGCGCAGCTACGAAAGATTGAAGAAGCTGCTGATGACCAGAAAGCGCAAGAAGCTCGCGAAAGGTGTCGTGAGATGGAGAAAGCGTACGAAATGGAGCAAGCAGCGCCGCTAAGAAAGATGAAAGAAGTTGATAACCAGAAAGCACGAGAGGCTCGCGAGAGGTGTCACGAACTAGAAAAAGCGTACGAAATGGAGCAAGCTGCACAGCTACGAAAGATTGAAGAAGCTGCTGATGACCAGAAAGCGCAAGAGGCTCGCGAAAGGTGTCGTGAGATGGAGAAAGCGTACGAAATGGAGCAAGCAGCGCCGCTAAGAAAGATGAAAGAAGTTGATAATCAGAAAGCACGAGAGGCTCGCGAGAGGTGTCACGAACTGGAAAAAGCGTACGAAATGGAGCAAGCTGCGCAGCTACGAAAGATTAAAGAAGCTGCTGATGACCAGCAAGCGCAAGAGGCTCGCGAGAGGTCTCGTGAGATAGAGAGAGCATACGAAATGGAACAAGCTGCGCAACTAAGCAAAATGAAGGAAGCCGCTGATAACCAGAAAGCACGGGATGCTCGCGAGAGGTGTCACGAGATAGAAAGAGCGTACGAAATGGAGCAAGCTGCACAGCTAAGAAAATTGAAAGTTGACGACCAGAAAGCACAAGAGGCTCGCGAGAGGTTTCACGAACTGGAAAAAGCGTACGAAATGGAGCAAGCTGCGCAGCTACGAAAGATTGAAGAAGCTGCTGAAGACCAGAAAGCGCAAGAGGCTCGCGAGAGGTGCCGTGAGATGGAGAAAGCGTACGAAATGGAACAAGCAGCGCAGCTAAGAAAGATGAGAGAAGGCGCTGATGACCAGAAAGTACGAGAGGCTCGGGAGAGGTGTCACGATACGGAGAAAACGTACGAAATGGAGCAAGCTGCGCAGCTAAGAAAAATTCGGGAAGAACAGAAAGAAGAGCGGCAAAGAAAACGAGAGGCCCGCGCAAGATGTCGCGaaatggagaaggcatacgaacTGGAACAAGCAGCACAGTTGAAGATGCTACGGGAACAAAGGCAAGCCGCAGGTAATCTCCAACGAGAGGAATATTTGGAACGCGAAAGGTACCAAAGAGCCCAGCAAATGGAGAATGCATGCGAACAAGAGCAACATAGAACGCTAGAAATATTGCGGAAGAAGCATCAAGACGAGGCAACTCAGCAGCAATACCAAAAGGAACAAGAAGCCGAGCGCCACAAATATCAAAGAGCGCAGCAGACGGAGAAGGCGTACGAAAAGGAACAGAAAACCCATTTGTGGGGAAcgacgcagcagaaacagccggcgcagccactTAGTCAAAAGGAAGAAGAGGAACGCCAGAGGTACCAAAGAGCGCAGCagatggagaaggcgtacgaaaAGGAACAGAAAACCCATTTGTGGGGAAcgacgcagcagaaacagccggcgcagccactTAGTCAAAAGGAAGAAGAGGAACGCCAGAGGTACCAAAGAGCGCAGCagatggagaaggcgtacgaaaAGGAACAGAAAACCCATTTGTGGGGAAcgacgcagcagaaacagccggcgcagccactTAGTCAAAAGGAAGAAGAGGAACGCCAGAGGTACCAAAGAGCGCAGCagatggagaaggcgtacgaaaAGGAACAGAAAGCCCATTTGTGGGGAACGACACAGCAGAAAGAACCGGCACAGCTACTTAGTcaaaaagaagaagaggaggaacgCCAGAGGTATCAAAGAGCGCAGCagatggagaaggcgtacgaaaAGGAACAGAAAGCCCATTTGCGGGGAATGACGCAGCAGCCAGCGCAACCAGCACAACCACAAGAGGTGGAGCTCCGCAGGCACCAAAGAGGGGAACAATTAAATAAGGGGGAAGAGCAGAAGGCTCAGATGGGTCCAGTAGCACAGAAAACTAGGGCAACACAACAGCCGTACCAACAAGAACAACAAGCAGAACACCTACGCTACCAGACCGCTGTACAGCTTCAGAAAGAAGAAAGAGCTAGATCTGATCAAATTTCACAGGACTCATTCGGACATCAGAAAGACCAACAAAGGCAGGACTGTCACAAGGGCTTGGAAACAATGCAGCAACACGCGGCAAGAAAGGAGGTGGTACAACAATTGCAACAATTAGAGAAAATGTATGAAGCAAGGCATGAGCAGTCAGCGAGGATGCCTGAATTAGTTTTGAAAGGTCAACAGAAAGTAGAGGCGCTCGAGGTTGAGCGCAAACCAACAATGACATTGTTTACCCCTCCCGGATTCGGACCTGTCGGTTCGCATCTCAGGATAAAAACAAAGATGAATATAGACATAGCGCCGCTGAGCCCGGAAAACGTGGAATCTATTGAAGAAACAGTTATTCTTGAAGACTACCTCGGTGGAAACGAGGATGGCACATTCGGCCAAGAGAGCTTCCAAGGACATCAGAGGGGACTCACGACAGCTCCACCCGTCGTCACCATCGTAGAAAAGCCTACCATTCATGCAGTTACGGAAGAATCTGCGGTATCCAACGTCACAGTGATCATCAATCCAGCACCGTCAAACATTACTCAAGTCATCGAGCAACCTTCAATAGAACAGCCGAAAAGCGAAGTCTTGAATCTCCTTGCGACTGCGCTCGGTATCGATGCTAACGACTCCCATCAGGACGACATCACGGGACAGGAGGCGTCGTCGACGAACACTCTGTCATTTGGCGAAGTGGACACCATGTACGAGGACACGTCCAGCATGCCCGCGCCATCTAAGTACACCGAATCACCAGGGCCCCAAACAGTAGTTGAAATAGTCCAGGACTGTTTCCAAGTCATGGATGATGTAATTAAAACCGAAGTATCCTCGACACAGCCTAGGTACAGCGAGGTACAAGGAGCTGAAACTGTAGTGAGAATGGTCCACGACTGTTTTCAAGTAATGGACGATGTAGTTCAAAGCGAGCCGTGCACGTCCCCTATGATAAATGTAATGCGTAAGAGATCGACCTCATCTACAGCAGAGACAAACTCGAGATCGTCTGCAAATTCTGCCCGTCACAGATTGGTAGGCGAGAATAAAAAGTCTCGAAGCGGCAGGAGGCCCTTGGGCTCTCGAAAGGCCACATCCGCCGGTTCTGTGCGTTCAGGCAAGTGTCGAATGTCAAATTTCGATTCCTCAGAAGCATGGGTAAAGAGTGGCTCGCAACTGTCCGAAGACTCTGACTCACGGCGCCTTCCTTCATTTCCAGGCCTCAACGCAAGAGTTGAGGTAGCTGTCAACAGGCCTGATGTGGTTGGCTTAGTCAACAGGCCGGACATGGTTCGCCTGCGTTCTACCTGTCTCTTACTAGAGTCAGTAACGGGACTTGTTCAAGACACTGTGAACAAAGATTTCGCCAGTGCGAAAGCAAACATTCTAAGTGCAGGCGACCCGCTCAGGACAACTGTTGCTGCGTATGTTGTGGAAGATGACgacgcaaagaaaaagaaaaggcgtaaaaaaaagaagaaacgctccaaaaagaaaaaaagaaagaagaaaaggaagtctaagaagaaaaagaaaaagaaaaagtcaaaaaagaagaagaagaagaagaagaagaaaaggaagaaaaaatcgaagaaaaagaagaagtcgaagaagtccaaaaagaagaagacgagaaagaagaaaaagagtgaCGAGAGCAGTCCTacatcatcaccatcgtcatctAGTCCATCGTCCTCAATCGAAAAAGTGGGCGACGGAAAGACTCCGTCTCCTACAACCTCCAAAGCTACAACAGGCATTACAAAACCCATGCCTACAGTTAGTGTGTCTTCAAGAAGTTACAAAACTACACAGACAGACGACCTGTTGAGAGGTTCAAGACAACGCATACAGCGAGAGGCTTACCTTCCACCCGCAGGCGAAGGGCGGCGACGCCGTAGACACCGAAGCAGGACATACTCCGACACATCGGACAGCAGCGTCGTCTCGCAGAAGTACCGTATTGTCACCCACGTGGTTCTCGGCGATGGCAGCTCGGCAGCCCGCCTAAGCGGCAGCGGTTCGGACAGGGTCTACCAGCTGCCGAAGCCACGGAGCAAGTCGAAGTCCAGGCAGCGGATGCACCATTCGCCATCTCCCTCACCGCTCGACACACGTGTCAGGGTTCAGCGCACGTCTTCCCAGTGTTCCAACTGCGGCGGTACCGCCACTCCACCCATGCTGGTCCAGCGGCCCATCATCATCGAGGCGCCGACCATTCCATCGCCGCCGTCTCCTAAGCGAGACGAGAGACTGGATGACGATGATCGGTACGACCGACGACAGCGACGGAGACGCCATCACCGCTCCTCGGGCTCCCGCTCGTCGCGACGCCGGAGAAGCTCGTCGGATAGCACATCGAGCGAGtcgcgccgtcgccgccgccaccgccgccgacgTCGCCGATCGCACGAAAGGCGACCACGACGCTACTACGTCGATGACCCCGAGATCCCAGGTCGGCCCGGTCGCCCCATGTACGCAAGCCCTCCATCCTACTACTATGGTGACCACATGGGTTTACCGGCTCCCTACATGCGGCGTCGGGCGCGGTCCTTCGAGCGTGTCCCGCCGCGTTTCCCACGCTACGTGGCAGGCTACGGGCCGCCGGTTATGCCCGACATGCCGCCCGTGCCATTCGAGTCGAGTGGTGAAGCAATTTCGCCTGTGTCCATGATGATCACGACCAACATGATGCAGCCGTCACCAGTGGCGACACCATCACCGCTTCCTTCGCGACCGCTTCCCCTGCCAGCGTTACCTCCACCGCTAATACCTCAAGCGATGCCCAGTCCGGCAATGTTATCAGCACCGATGCGGCAGCCTTCGTTCACATTTCCTCAGGGCGTACCGCCATCAGAACCTCCCCTGCCTACCAAGCAGCGCTCACTCACGGTAGAGGTCCAGACGCCACCCGCTAGTCCTCCAGTGCCTACCTCGTATACGGCTTCAGCACCCTTGCTCACCTACCAGAACAACCGGTATGGCACCAACTCAAGCAGCAGCGACAGCTGGAAGCAGGGATACGCAGTTAGCCAGCAGCCGACAAGCTTTTCTTCGACCATTACGACGTCTTCGTTTAGCGGAGCAGCCCCGCAGGCGTATGGCGGCAAGGCTGCTGAGAACCCTTGGATGGCACCGTACAATTACATGCGGCGCAACTTCGACCAaggcaaccttgtgctcagcataATTTTCATTTTGGGTATAGCAGCCTGTGTGATAGCACTTATTGGGCAGTATGGCCGCTACCGGGAAAGTCGGGACACGatagaggaagaggaggaaggcGCCGTGATGCATGGCCCGTGGCTCTTCAACCTGTCAGGCGTCGCCTCGACGTTGCTCGTGCGCGGATACAAGTTTTGCCACGCGCCGGATTGCAAACGTGAAGCCGACAGGTTGGCTAGTGTGCTCGCCTCCGGTCCTTGTGATAGCTTCTACGATTACGTTTGCTCGCGCCGCTGGGCGTCGAAGCGTAGGCCGGCGGATGCTATGACCGCGGACGACGGTGTCGTGCAGGATATCCAGGACAGCGTATGGAGAAACATCAAGAGTGACAGCAAGCAGTCGCTCGCAGCAGTCATGTGGAGGAGCTGCCTGGACATCAGCAGTTTGGGCGCCGCTCCTTTCCTTGAGTTCTTCAATGCATCAGGGCTAGCGGGCTGGCCCTTCCACGAGGCGCCGTTGGACGTGGACACGTTGCGCGTTGCTGGTCGTTTGGTCCGCCTGCTCCGCTTGGCCACGCTGCTAAGTTTGCGCGTCGAGCGCGGCTTCGGGCCGAATGTCACCATTGTGCTTGGCCACGCAGCCCCACCCCTGGACCTCCGCGACTTCCGAAGCAACGCTAGTATGACTACTTTCGTGAATAGAGTAGAAACGACAATGAAGTTCCTCACGTCAGACGTCAATGACACTACGACGAGAGCAGTTGAAGTGTTAAACTTTTGCCTACGGCTGGTCAACCTCAACGCTGCCACAAACAACAGCGCGTCCAAGTTTGGCGCGAACTTTTCAAGTTTTCTTGACGTTGCAGTGGGTGACCTCATCGATTTGACAAGAACGAACGTTCATATCAACCTAGAATCGCCCAAATACGTAAACGAACTGAGCCAGCTGTTGAGCGCTGTATCGCCACGCGCAGTGCTCAACTATTTGGGCTTTTACACAGTGGACCATATGTGGTCTTTCTCACCCGAGGGCGCGAGAGAAGAAGTCAAATCCGGCCACCGCGAGCGAAGGTGTCTACAGATGACAGAGAGGGCTGTTCCGTCTCAAGTTCTCGAAATTGGCTTTCAGGTATACAAAAACCGCCTCAATTGGACGGACCTGCGCAGACGTACGAACGAGACGAAGAAGCACATAATAGACGGCGTCCGGTCCTTGTCCTGGATGGACCACGCTATGAAGGTCAAGGTCATCGAGAGAATCGATGCAACAAGCGTCGAGTTGTTCTTCCCGCCGCACATGCCGAAGACAAGCCCGATGGCCGCACCCCCGCCACAGCGGAGTGCATTCGAACTGTACCAGCGTGCTGTCGAAGAGAGCTTTGCCGCGTCTGTCCACAGCGGCACGACGGCTGGTGAGAGCCTGTTCTCGCGCCACTCTGAGCTTGGTCCCCA